The Methylobacterium currus genome contains a region encoding:
- a CDS encoding xanthine dehydrogenase family protein molybdopterin-binding subunit: protein MNARPDARDFATPQKFGIGQPVPRAEDPVLVRGEGRYTDDLALDGQAYGVFVRSPIAHGHLRGIDAEAALAMPGVLAVITAADLDGYGTIGNALPFKNQDGTPMRKPAHPSLSLDRVRYVGEPVALVVAETLAEARDAAEAVVLDIEDLPVVTTPDEAAAEGAPLLHDDAPGNLALDFRTGDQAATEAAFARAAHVASLDLLNNRLVINPMEPRSAIGVYEPQAGRFTLHVGSQGVFGLRNNLADGVLKQPRDKVRVLTGNVGGSFGMKAPVYPEYLPLLEAAKRLGRPVKWTDLRSESFLSDHHGRDVAVTADLALDAEGHLLAFRVKGRANMGGYLNPLAPLFQTVNIARNMVGVYRTPVFDVEVACLFTNTTPIGAYRGAGRPEGNYFIERLIDTAAAEMNLDRVELRRRNHIRPADMPYKAPSGLTYDSGDFPAVLDRALAAADWDGFAGRRAESEAKGKLRGIGIGDYLEITAPPQNEMGGIRFEADGTVTIVTGTLDYGQGHLTPFAQVLHDRLGIPLDRIRLLQGDSDQLIAGGGTGGSKSLMASGTALVEAGDLVIAKGREAAASVLEAGPADIEFREGRFTIAGTDRGIGLLELAAKVRAGLPDPAAPKSLDVAHTHKESPSAFPNGCHVAEVEVDPETGVATVVRYTTVNDFGTLVNPMLVEGQLHGGVVQGIGQALMERTAYDEQGQLVTGSFMDYCLPRASDAPFMGFESHAVPATTNPLGVKGCGEAGCAGSLPSVMNALVDALRPRGIRHINMPATPQAIWSALQETGDAA from the coding sequence ATGAACGCCCGTCCCGACGCCCGCGACTTCGCCACTCCGCAGAAATTCGGCATCGGCCAGCCGGTGCCGCGGGCCGAGGACCCGGTTCTGGTGCGGGGCGAGGGCCGCTACACCGACGACCTCGCCCTCGACGGCCAGGCCTACGGCGTCTTCGTGCGAAGCCCGATCGCCCACGGCCACCTGCGCGGTATCGACGCGGAGGCCGCGCTGGCGATGCCCGGCGTGCTCGCGGTGATCACCGCCGCCGACCTCGACGGGTACGGCACGATCGGCAACGCCCTGCCGTTCAAGAACCAGGACGGCACGCCGATGCGCAAGCCGGCCCATCCCTCCCTCAGCCTCGACCGGGTGCGCTATGTCGGCGAGCCGGTCGCCCTGGTGGTGGCCGAGACCCTGGCCGAGGCGCGGGACGCCGCGGAGGCGGTGGTGCTCGACATCGAAGACCTGCCCGTCGTGACGACGCCCGACGAGGCCGCCGCCGAGGGCGCCCCCCTCCTCCACGACGACGCGCCCGGCAACCTCGCCCTCGACTTCCGCACCGGCGACCAGGCAGCGACGGAGGCGGCCTTCGCCAGGGCGGCCCACGTCGCTTCCCTCGACCTCCTCAACAACCGCCTCGTCATCAACCCGATGGAGCCGCGCTCCGCGATCGGCGTCTACGAGCCGCAGGCTGGGCGTTTCACGCTTCATGTCGGCTCGCAGGGGGTGTTCGGCCTGCGCAACAACCTCGCCGACGGCGTGCTGAAGCAGCCGCGCGACAAGGTGCGGGTGCTCACCGGCAATGTCGGCGGCTCGTTCGGCATGAAGGCGCCGGTCTACCCGGAATACCTGCCGCTCCTGGAGGCCGCCAAGCGCCTCGGCCGGCCGGTGAAGTGGACCGACCTGCGCTCCGAGAGCTTCCTGTCCGACCATCACGGCCGCGACGTCGCGGTGACGGCGGATCTCGCCCTCGATGCCGAGGGCCATCTCCTCGCCTTCCGGGTCAAGGGCCGCGCCAATATGGGCGGCTACCTCAACCCGCTGGCGCCCTTGTTCCAGACCGTGAACATCGCCCGCAACATGGTCGGCGTGTACCGCACCCCCGTCTTCGACGTGGAGGTCGCCTGCCTGTTCACCAACACCACGCCGATCGGCGCCTACCGGGGCGCCGGGCGGCCCGAGGGCAACTACTTCATCGAGCGCCTCATCGACACCGCCGCCGCCGAGATGAACCTCGACCGGGTGGAGCTGCGCCGCCGCAACCACATCCGCCCGGCCGACATGCCCTACAAGGCCCCGTCCGGCCTCACCTATGACAGCGGCGACTTCCCGGCGGTGCTCGACCGGGCCCTGGCAGCCGCCGACTGGGACGGGTTCGCAGGCCGGCGCGCCGAGAGCGAGGCGAAGGGCAAGCTCCGGGGCATCGGCATCGGCGACTACCTCGAGATCACGGCTCCGCCGCAGAACGAGATGGGCGGCATCCGCTTCGAGGCCGACGGCACGGTGACGATCGTCACCGGCACCCTCGATTACGGCCAGGGCCACCTGACGCCCTTCGCCCAGGTGCTGCACGACCGGCTCGGCATCCCGCTCGACCGCATCCGCCTGCTCCAGGGCGACAGCGACCAGCTCATCGCCGGCGGCGGTACCGGCGGCTCGAAGTCGCTGATGGCGAGCGGCACGGCCCTGGTGGAAGCGGGCGACCTCGTGATCGCCAAGGGCCGCGAGGCTGCGGCCTCGGTGCTCGAGGCCGGTCCCGCCGACATCGAGTTCCGCGAGGGCCGCTTCACCATCGCGGGCACCGACAGGGGCATCGGCCTCCTGGAGCTCGCCGCCAAGGTGCGGGCGGGCCTCCCCGACCCGGCGGCGCCCAAAAGCCTCGACGTCGCCCACACCCACAAGGAATCGCCCTCGGCCTTCCCGAACGGCTGCCACGTCGCCGAGGTCGAGGTCGATCCGGAGACCGGCGTCGCGACGGTCGTGCGCTACACCACCGTCAACGATTTCGGCACGCTGGTGAACCCGATGCTGGTCGAGGGCCAGCTCCATGGCGGCGTGGTCCAGGGCATCGGCCAGGCGCTGATGGAGCGCACGGCCTATGACGAGCAGGGCCAGCTCGTGACCGGCTCGTTCATGGATTACTGCCTGCCCCGGGCCTCCGACGCGCCGTTCATGGGCTTCGAGAGCCACGCGGTGCCCGCCACCACCAACCCGCTCGGGGTGAAGGGCTGCGGCGAGGCGGGCTGCGCCGGCTCGCTGCCGTCGGTGATGAACGCCCTCGTCGATGCCCTGCGTCCCCGCGGCATCCGCCACATCAACATGCCGGCGACGCCGCAGGCGATCTGGTCGGCGCTGCAAGAGACGGGGGATGCCGCGTGA
- a CDS encoding DUF2218 domain-containing protein → MSGPVTLAAQARVDTANGSRYLTQLCKHWSHKFPDTTVSPERGVVPFGEGRLFTAEADPEGLTLRVEAPDLEALTRMQGVVAEHLARFAFREDLGGIAWTRVG, encoded by the coding sequence GTGAGCGGGCCCGTGACCCTGGCGGCGCAGGCCCGTGTCGATACGGCGAATGGGAGCCGCTACCTGACCCAGCTGTGCAAGCACTGGAGCCACAAGTTCCCCGACACGACGGTCTCGCCGGAGCGCGGGGTGGTGCCGTTCGGGGAGGGCCGTCTTTTCACCGCCGAGGCCGACCCGGAGGGCCTGACCCTGCGGGTCGAGGCGCCGGACCTCGAGGCACTGACCCGGATGCAGGGCGTGGTGGCCGAGCACCTCGCCCGCTTCGCCTTCCGGGAGGATCTGGGCGGCATCGCCTGGACGCGGGTGGGGTGA